A DNA window from Bradyrhizobium barranii subsp. barranii contains the following coding sequences:
- a CDS encoding ABC transporter ATP-binding protein, with translation MDSRIETSSLAGTAPDTIAISNVNLSLGTGAARVHILKDISLRVASGETIGLIGPSGSGKSTLLMVMAGLERPDSGEVVVSGTPFNALDEDALARFRGRQVGIVFQSFHLIPTMTALENVAVPLELAGNPDAARRAAQELQSVGLGDRLHHYPTQLSGGEQQRVALARALAPDPAILVADEPTGNLDEATGKQIVDLLFNKHAERGMTLVLVTHDSSLAQRCDRVIRLRSGRIDTQSAPA, from the coding sequence ATGGATAGTCGCATCGAAACCTCTTCGCTCGCCGGCACCGCGCCGGACACCATCGCCATCTCCAACGTCAATCTTTCATTGGGTACGGGCGCGGCACGCGTTCACATCCTCAAGGATATCAGCCTGCGGGTCGCCTCGGGCGAGACGATCGGCCTGATCGGCCCGTCAGGCTCGGGCAAATCCACGCTGCTGATGGTGATGGCGGGGCTGGAGCGTCCTGATAGCGGAGAGGTGGTGGTGTCAGGCACGCCTTTCAATGCCCTCGACGAGGACGCGCTCGCCCGCTTCCGCGGCCGCCAGGTCGGCATCGTCTTCCAGTCCTTCCATCTGATCCCGACCATGACGGCGCTCGAGAACGTCGCCGTGCCGCTCGAACTCGCCGGCAACCCTGACGCTGCAAGACGCGCGGCGCAGGAGCTGCAATCGGTCGGGCTCGGCGATCGCCTGCATCACTATCCGACGCAGCTGTCCGGCGGCGAGCAGCAGCGCGTCGCGCTCGCCCGCGCGCTGGCGCCCGATCCCGCCATCCTCGTCGCGGACGAGCCGACCGGCAATCTCGACGAGGCCACCGGAAAGCAGATCGTCGATCTTCTGTTCAACAAACATGCCGAGCGCGGCATGACGCTGGTGCTGGTCACGCACGATTCCTCGCTCGCGCAGCGCTGCGATCGCGTGATCCGGCTGCGCTCCGGCCGCATCGACACCCAGTCTGCGCCAGCATGA
- a CDS encoding arylesterase codes for MHIAVLMIALMTVVDPAWAEAAKPVKLVVLGDSLSAGLGLPAQDAFPTKLQKALQAKGIAVDMTNAGVSGDTSSGGRDRLDWSVPDGTDGVIVELGANDALRGIDPDLTRTALTDIVQRLKTRKIAVMLCGMLAPPNYGAEYAARFNSIYPDLAKKFDVPLYPFFLDGVAADAKLNQADGIHPTAAGVDIIVNNIMPSVEAFLRNISEQRR; via the coding sequence ATGCACATAGCCGTGTTGATGATCGCTTTGATGACGGTGGTGGATCCGGCGTGGGCCGAAGCGGCAAAGCCGGTCAAGCTTGTCGTTCTCGGCGATTCCCTGAGCGCCGGCCTCGGCCTCCCGGCCCAGGACGCATTCCCCACAAAACTTCAAAAAGCCTTGCAAGCCAAAGGCATAGCGGTCGACATGACCAATGCCGGCGTGTCCGGCGACACCTCGTCCGGCGGCCGTGACCGGCTCGACTGGTCGGTCCCGGACGGAACCGACGGCGTGATCGTCGAGCTCGGCGCCAACGACGCGCTGCGCGGCATCGACCCCGATTTGACGCGGACCGCGTTGACCGACATTGTCCAGCGATTGAAGACACGCAAGATCGCGGTGATGCTGTGCGGCATGCTGGCGCCGCCGAATTACGGCGCGGAATACGCCGCGCGCTTCAATTCGATTTATCCGGATCTTGCGAAAAAATTCGACGTGCCGCTCTATCCGTTCTTCCTCGACGGCGTCGCGGCCGACGCCAAGCTCAACCAGGCCGACGGCATTCATCCGACCGCGGCCGGCGTCGACATCATCGTTAACAACATCATGCCCAGCGTGGAGGCATTTTTGCGCAACATAAGCGAGCAGCGCCGCTGA
- the thpR gene encoding RNA 2',3'-cyclic phosphodiesterase, translating to MPRLFTGLEIPAEIGQTLSNLRGGLPGARWIDPENYHVTLRFIGDIDGMSANEIASMLFRVDRKPFEVKVQGLMSFGGRKPRAVVATIAPSKPLMELQAELERMMQRIGLDPEGRKFTPHVTLARLHDASDRDVADYLSLRGYFPSKAFMAERFVLFSSRASTGGGPYVVEDAYELCE from the coding sequence ATGCCGCGTTTGTTCACAGGTCTGGAAATTCCGGCCGAGATCGGCCAGACGCTTTCCAATTTGCGGGGCGGCCTTCCCGGCGCCCGCTGGATCGATCCCGAAAATTATCACGTTACCCTGCGCTTCATCGGCGATATCGACGGCATGTCCGCCAACGAGATCGCATCGATGCTGTTTCGCGTTGATCGCAAGCCCTTCGAGGTGAAGGTGCAGGGGCTCATGAGCTTCGGCGGCCGCAAGCCGCGCGCGGTGGTCGCAACCATCGCGCCGAGCAAGCCGCTGATGGAATTGCAGGCCGAGCTCGAACGCATGATGCAGCGGATCGGCCTCGACCCTGAGGGGCGCAAGTTCACCCCGCATGTCACGCTGGCCCGGCTGCACGACGCGTCCGACCGCGACGTCGCCGACTATCTCTCGCTGCGCGGTTACTTCCCGAGCAAGGCGTTCATGGCCGAACGGTTTGTCTTGTTCTCGTCCCGCGCATCGACCGGTGGCGGCCCCTATGTGGTCGAGGACGCCTACGAGCTGTGTGAGTAG